The following proteins come from a genomic window of Verrucomicrobiia bacterium:
- a CDS encoding SDR family oxidoreductase encodes MNSIPIKNSVIFVTGANRGIGKALVETALEQGAAKIYAGARRPETLKELVEKGKGRVIALELDITSEAQILKAAERAQDTAILVNNAGISGYSGLVSHYKAEGAQSEMSVNYFGTLNMSLAFAPVLKKNGGGALVNIVSVAAFETFEGFRTYCASKAAEHSLTEGLREELAGQGTSVAGVYPGPVDTDMAADLQMEKETPRQVALNIWKGLESGAEEIWPDPYAVEIGTRLKNASTGLK; translated from the coding sequence ATGAATTCCATCCCGATTAAAAATTCCGTGATCTTTGTAACCGGCGCCAACCGCGGCATCGGCAAAGCGCTGGTTGAAACCGCGCTCGAGCAGGGTGCGGCGAAAATTTATGCCGGCGCACGACGGCCGGAAACTTTGAAGGAGCTCGTGGAGAAGGGCAAGGGCCGCGTGATCGCGCTGGAGCTGGATATCACGTCCGAAGCGCAGATCCTCAAGGCTGCGGAGCGGGCGCAGGACACCGCGATTCTCGTCAATAATGCCGGAATCTCCGGTTATTCGGGCCTCGTCTCGCATTACAAAGCCGAAGGCGCTCAAAGCGAAATGAGCGTCAATTACTTCGGCACCCTGAACATGTCGCTTGCCTTTGCCCCGGTGCTGAAGAAAAACGGCGGCGGCGCGCTCGTCAACATCGTGTCCGTCGCGGCCTTCGAAACCTTCGAAGGTTTCCGCACGTATTGCGCGTCCAAGGCCGCCGAGCATTCGCTGACCGAGGGACTCCGCGAAGAACTTGCCGGACAGGGAACGTCCGTGGCCGGCGTTTATCCCGGTCCGGTCGACACGGACATGGCCGCGGATCTCCAAATGGAAAAAGAAACGCCCCGCCAGGTCGCGCTCAATATCTGGAAAGGCCTCGAAAGCGGCGCCGAAGAAATCTGGCCCGATCCCTATGCCGTGGAAATCGGCACCCGTCTGAAAAACGCGAGCACCGGTTTGAAATAA
- a CDS encoding response regulator — protein sequence MRILLVEDNDADRRAIQEAFLANGCSTALTIVEDGDKALQYIFHQGEYAAAETPDLILLDLNLPGTHGMEVLRRVKGDPATRNIPVIVLTSSAFQKDICDAYGLSANCYINKPMRFSELVSLVKTFCDFWVKEVRYCYK from the coding sequence ATGAGAATTCTTTTAGTCGAGGATAATGACGCAGACCGCAGGGCCATTCAGGAGGCATTTCTTGCCAATGGCTGTTCCACCGCATTGACGATCGTCGAAGACGGCGACAAGGCCCTGCAGTATATTTTTCATCAGGGGGAGTACGCTGCCGCCGAGACACCGGACCTCATCCTTCTCGACCTCAATCTTCCCGGGACCCACGGCATGGAAGTGCTGCGCCGGGTCAAAGGCGATCCCGCGACCAGGAACATTCCCGTCATCGTCCTGACGAGCTCCGCTTTCCAAAAGGACATCTGCGACGCGTACGGCCTGAGTGCGAACTGTTACATCAACAAGCCCATGCGTTTTTCCGAACTTGTGAGTCTGGTCAAAACCTTTTGCGATTTTTGGGTCAAAGAAGTAAGGTACTGCTACAAATAA